From Kiritimatiellales bacterium, a single genomic window includes:
- a CDS encoding uracil-DNA glycosylase gives MNRAQLLENVRAFLEFQKEEGIDTLDVAPETLAALAPKIPERTDGNIRSATIPAERVARTFQSAQKSAAPGKTPLPVVAVTGKTLEEIAVQISTCTACPLAKVRKHTVPGEGNRNVPDVMFVGEGPGADEDEQGRPFVGRAGQLLDKMIDAMGYKRAEVFIANVVKCRPPGNRVPSAAEMSTCLPYLRAQIEMVKPKVIVALGKTAVEGLLNQPVAITRLRGTWKTYAGIDLMPTYHPAFLLRSPNHKGEAWADLKAVLAKLGREIPAKK, from the coding sequence ATGAACCGTGCCCAGCTATTGGAAAACGTGCGAGCGTTCCTCGAATTTCAAAAAGAGGAAGGCATCGATACACTTGACGTTGCGCCGGAAACGCTGGCGGCATTAGCGCCGAAAATACCGGAAAGGACTGACGGGAATATCCGTTCTGCAACCATTCCGGCAGAGCGAGTGGCGCGGACTTTCCAGTCTGCGCAAAAAAGCGCAGCGCCGGGGAAAACGCCGCTGCCGGTTGTCGCCGTCACCGGCAAAACGCTGGAAGAAATTGCGGTACAGATTTCAACATGCACCGCCTGCCCGCTGGCAAAGGTGCGTAAACATACGGTTCCGGGCGAAGGCAACCGGAATGTACCGGACGTCATGTTTGTCGGCGAAGGTCCCGGCGCGGACGAGGACGAACAGGGGCGTCCGTTCGTCGGCAGAGCTGGACAACTGCTCGACAAAATGATTGACGCGATGGGTTATAAACGCGCAGAGGTTTTTATCGCCAATGTGGTGAAGTGCCGGCCGCCGGGAAACCGTGTTCCGTCTGCGGCAGAAATGAGCACGTGTCTGCCCTATCTGCGCGCGCAGATTGAAATGGTTAAACCGAAAGTTATTGTCGCGCTTGGAAAAACGGCGGTGGAAGGTCTGTTAAATCAGCCGGTCGCCATTACGCGCCTGCGCGGCACCTGGAAAACCTACGCCGGAATTGATCTGATGCCGACCTATCACCCGGCATTTCTGCTCCGTTCTCCGAACCATAAAGGTGAAGCCTGGGCCGACCTCAAAGCTGTGCTTGCAAAGCTCGGCAGAGAAATTCCGGCGAAAAAATAG
- a CDS encoding GNAT family N-acetyltransferase, which produces MFVRVETPEQIETVACLARPIWREHYEPICGCNQVEYMLEQFQSVPAITKQIREENYQYYLIAPDGGAPVGYLAVQLRAEEMFFSKLYLQKPARGKGYGRAAIEFAAGISKASSKPYMMLTVNRKNKDTIAAYQKCGFYIHEGKITDIGNGFVMDDYILRKDTP; this is translated from the coding sequence ATGTTCGTGCGCGTTGAAACGCCGGAACAGATTGAAACAGTCGCGTGCCTTGCGCGGCCGATCTGGCGCGAACATTACGAGCCGATCTGCGGATGCAATCAGGTTGAATATATGCTTGAACAATTCCAGTCCGTTCCGGCGATTACCAAACAGATTCGGGAAGAGAATTACCAGTATTATCTCATCGCGCCGGACGGCGGCGCGCCGGTCGGTTACCTGGCAGTTCAGCTGCGCGCAGAAGAGATGTTTTTCAGTAAACTCTATCTGCAAAAACCGGCGCGCGGCAAAGGTTATGGGCGTGCCGCGATTGAATTTGCCGCCGGAATCTCAAAAGCCAGCAGCAAGCCGTACATGATGCTCACGGTCAACCGGAAGAATAAAGACACCATTGCCGCTTACCAGAAATGCGGCTTCTACATCCACGAGGGAAAAATCACCGATATCGGCAATGGTTTTGTAATGGACGATTATATCCTGCGCAAAGACACGCCGTAA
- a CDS encoding DegQ family serine endoprotease, producing MKKLSVFLFVCISFVCTGFPGSEGVAVLRETGRAFVEVAKAVTPAVVSIRVEQTITTQQPMSGASPFDFFFGPQYRQQPRERRQTGQGSGFIITADGYILTNNHVVNDADLITVTLKDGREFTAELVGTDPETEIALIRIKGENLPVVKLGDSDDLEVGEWVIAVGNPFGLQETVTAGIISATGRSQVGITDYENFIQTDAAINPGNSGGPLVNVDGEVIGINTAIYSRSGGYMGIGFAIPINMAVDIKDALIQDGRVQRSIIGVVLQELTPELAESFGLQNTDGVLVAQVTEDSAAEDAGIEAGDVIIEFNKTPVKEMAQLRNRIVAVPPGTAITLAVLRNGEQKEFTFSTRARDGLAGGSSDVLKKAGFKTEELNEELLRRMQLPQSTAGILVSEVDQAGSAWRSGLRTGMIILSVNRMPVADTITFNKALQSVHGDAMLLLVQIPRYGARYMVVKLESK from the coding sequence GTGAAAAAATTATCTGTATTTTTGTTTGTTTGCATTTCGTTTGTGTGCACCGGTTTCCCCGGGAGTGAAGGTGTCGCGGTACTGCGCGAAACCGGCCGTGCATTTGTGGAAGTGGCAAAAGCGGTCACGCCGGCAGTGGTCTCCATCCGCGTAGAACAGACGATTACAACGCAGCAGCCGATGTCCGGTGCATCGCCGTTTGATTTTTTCTTCGGCCCTCAATACCGGCAGCAGCCGCGTGAACGCCGGCAGACCGGACAGGGGTCCGGATTTATCATTACCGCCGACGGTTACATTCTCACCAACAACCACGTTGTAAATGATGCCGATTTAATTACCGTTACACTGAAAGACGGTCGTGAATTCACTGCTGAGCTCGTCGGCACCGATCCTGAAACGGAAATTGCACTGATTCGCATTAAAGGTGAAAATCTGCCGGTGGTAAAACTAGGCGATTCCGATGACCTGGAAGTCGGCGAATGGGTGATCGCGGTTGGAAATCCGTTTGGATTGCAGGAAACTGTGACCGCCGGAATCATCAGCGCCACCGGCCGCAGCCAGGTCGGCATCACCGATTATGAAAATTTTATTCAAACCGATGCCGCAATCAATCCCGGGAATTCCGGCGGCCCGCTCGTAAACGTTGACGGGGAGGTCATTGGAATCAACACTGCAATTTACAGCCGCAGCGGCGGCTATATGGGTATCGGCTTCGCCATTCCAATCAACATGGCGGTTGATATTAAAGATGCGCTGATTCAGGATGGACGCGTGCAGCGCAGCATTATCGGTGTGGTATTGCAGGAGCTCACGCCGGAACTCGCTGAAAGTTTCGGACTGCAGAATACCGACGGTGTACTGGTTGCGCAGGTCACCGAAGATTCCGCAGCCGAAGACGCCGGAATTGAAGCCGGCGATGTCATTATTGAATTCAATAAAACGCCGGTGAAAGAAATGGCGCAACTGCGCAACCGCATTGTCGCTGTCCCGCCCGGCACAGCCATTACTCTCGCTGTGTTACGCAACGGTGAGCAGAAAGAATTTACATTTTCGACGCGTGCGCGTGACGGACTCGCCGGCGGCAGTTCTGACGTCCTTAAAAAAGCCGGATTCAAAACCGAAGAGCTTAACGAAGAACTTTTGCGCCGCATGCAGCTGCCGCAGAGCACCGCCGGAATTCTGGTGAGCGAAGTCGATCAGGCCGGATCGGCATGGCGCAGCGGACTGCGTACCGGCATGATTATTTTGTCCGTCAACCGCATGCCGGTTGCCGACACCATCACATTTAATAAAGCGCTGCAATCCGTTCATGGCGATGCCATGCTGCTGCTCGTTCAGATTCCGCGTTACGGCGCGCGTTATATGGTTGTAAAACTGGAGAGCAAATAA
- the queF gene encoding preQ(1) synthase — MKDKIVSDTTGLKLLKKGEMNYPQAPDAAILETFKNSNPQRNYWITFETDEFTSLCPITGQPDFARITIDYIPAELCVESKSLKLYLFSFRNAGSFYEDVTNRIFTDLMHVCKPRRMVVRGDFTARGGIRSTVKVDSEEINGVI; from the coding sequence ATGAAAGATAAAATTGTGAGTGATACAACCGGACTGAAATTATTAAAAAAAGGCGAAATGAATTATCCGCAAGCACCGGACGCCGCCATTCTGGAAACATTTAAAAATTCAAATCCGCAGCGCAATTACTGGATTACTTTTGAAACTGATGAATTTACATCGCTGTGCCCGATTACCGGTCAGCCCGATTTTGCGCGCATCACCATTGACTATATTCCCGCTGAACTTTGCGTTGAGAGTAAATCGCTGAAACTGTATCTCTTCTCGTTCCGCAATGCAGGATCATTTTACGAAGATGTGACCAACCGGATTTTTACCGATCTCATGCACGTCTGCAAACCGCGCCGGATGGTTGTACGCGGAGATTTCACCGCACGCGGCGGCATCCGTTCGACAGTTAAAGTCGACTCTGAAGAGATAAACGGCGTGATTTAA
- a CDS encoding RnfABCDGE type electron transport complex subunit G: MKIDKVKIFPLVAAMTIIAAVAAALLGWVYLVTAAPIKNAQIQKTNAALRDVLPAFDNQPGDEAVTAGNVTFYTARNAGKIVGFAGETVTPKGYNGGITVLAGLTPDGKITTVLVTQQAETPGLGTVVTDRKRQKTISGILSGAQESGLPPNRVLDQFSGMQVNAGDVPWTVKKDGGTLDAVTGATITSRAVADAVYTIAATFTNNRDAIINAQ; the protein is encoded by the coding sequence ATGAAAATTGATAAAGTAAAAATTTTCCCGCTGGTTGCGGCGATGACCATCATTGCTGCCGTTGCCGCCGCCCTGCTCGGCTGGGTGTATCTCGTCACCGCCGCGCCGATTAAAAACGCGCAGATACAGAAAACCAACGCAGCGCTGCGCGACGTTCTGCCGGCATTCGACAACCAGCCCGGCGATGAAGCTGTTACTGCCGGCAATGTGACATTTTACACCGCGCGCAACGCCGGTAAAATTGTCGGTTTCGCCGGCGAAACCGTCACGCCGAAAGGATATAACGGCGGCATCACTGTACTCGCCGGTTTAACGCCGGACGGGAAAATCACCACCGTGCTTGTCACACAGCAGGCGGAAACGCCGGGACTCGGAACCGTGGTCACCGACCGCAAGCGGCAGAAAACAATTTCCGGTATTCTTTCCGGCGCACAGGAAAGCGGACTGCCGCCGAACCGTGTGCTCGACCAGTTTTCCGGCATGCAGGTGAACGCCGGCGATGTGCCGTGGACGGTGAAAAAAGACGGCGGCACACTGGATGCCGTTACCGGCGCAACCATCACCAGCCGCGCCGTCGCCGATGCAGTTTACACTATCGCCGCAACCTTTACCAACAACCGCGATGCAATTATCAATGCCCAATAA
- a CDS encoding HAD-IIIA family hydrolase, with the protein MKTGLLIFDLDGTLADTVADLATAINLMRRHYSLVPLSRTEIDACIGDGIRQLVERALKKSGIDTDEALGLYRGLYRKHMLDETQLYPGVQNGLKTLTKQGWKLAVLTNKTSDAACQILEHLVNGKPFFRIIGGGDLPDLKPAPAGIFELMQEAGAAPENTWMIGDHHTDLEAAQRAGVHSAFLTYGIGNTGGFTPDHIWNNFDELIEYFSKPGS; encoded by the coding sequence ATGAAAACCGGACTTTTAATTTTTGATCTCGACGGAACACTCGCCGATACGGTTGCCGATCTTGCCACCGCAATCAACCTGATGCGCAGACACTATTCACTCGTACCGCTCAGCCGCACCGAAATTGACGCGTGTATCGGCGATGGGATCCGGCAGCTCGTGGAACGCGCCCTTAAAAAATCCGGTATTGACACGGATGAAGCGCTCGGACTGTATCGCGGGCTGTATCGTAAACACATGCTTGATGAAACACAGCTTTATCCCGGCGTGCAAAACGGATTAAAAACACTGACAAAACAGGGCTGGAAACTCGCGGTGCTGACGAATAAAACCAGCGACGCCGCATGCCAGATTCTTGAACATCTCGTTAACGGAAAACCGTTCTTCCGGATTATCGGCGGCGGCGACCTGCCGGACCTGAAACCGGCGCCGGCCGGGATTTTTGAATTGATGCAGGAAGCCGGCGCCGCACCGGAAAACACATGGATGATCGGCGATCACCATACTGACCTTGAAGCCGCACAGCGTGCCGGCGTTCATTCTGCATTTTTAACCTACGGCATCGGAAATACCGGCGGCTTTACACCCGATCACATCTGGAATAATTTTGACGAGCTGATAGAGTATTTTTCGAAACCTGGAAGCTAA
- a CDS encoding GxxExxY protein, translating into MTQDLNSLSHAIIGAAIEVHQGIGPGLLESAYRKCLAKVLRDKGFQVQEEVILPLRFQGVVIDENAYRIDLIVNDLIIVEVKAVETMKPLFSRQTLTYLKLTGRQLGLLINFNVGILKEGIIRVVNNFEE; encoded by the coding sequence ATGACTCAGGATTTGAACAGCTTATCGCATGCGATTATCGGCGCAGCGATTGAAGTCCATCAAGGAATTGGACCCGGGCTGCTGGAGTCTGCATACCGGAAATGCCTGGCGAAAGTTCTGCGCGACAAAGGATTTCAAGTTCAAGAGGAAGTTATTCTTCCGCTACGGTTTCAAGGAGTCGTCATAGATGAAAATGCCTATCGCATTGATTTAATTGTGAATGATTTAATTATTGTGGAAGTAAAAGCGGTGGAAACAATGAAACCATTGTTTTCCAGACAAACATTAACGTATCTGAAACTCACCGGCAGACAGCTCGGACTTTTAATCAATTTTAATGTTGGAATCTTAAAAGAAGGAATCATTCGAGTCGTGAATAATTTTGAAGAATAA
- a CDS encoding cation:proton antiporter — MSGLTFLIVFLVLMTLIAVVPQLLRRFHVPSVVAIMLIGIVIGPSGIDLISHLNSFLGRGYPTVQIYTVLDAIGLLGLVFLMALAGMEVNLKIMKAEKKAVTWLSLLTFSIPAAAGYFVYWIFEPSDTIGKWVYASLFASHSVGIVFPVIRELKISHTRFGVAVLAATVITDIASLILLAICIQFKRHESSAKVADSISIFDRIDPAVFGGWFPVVFVVVILLFIVLSFWLIPMIARAAFSRLGPHDDARLSFFLVGLLGIAFIGELIGISIIVSSFICGMAMITVPAFHEQSRVLYRKIEGIGYGFVVPFLFLTIGMKTDLRVLFDAWENIALAALTLIGLVASKVGSGWLAMRFSGFDNKKGLCAGLMTVPQLSATLAAAAVALQLEMISATFFNAIVCLSIFTTLPIPTLVKLVIEKGNIRFDSIEEQLKASNISIGGDFKKEDLV, encoded by the coding sequence ATGAGCGGACTGACATTTCTGATCGTATTTTTGGTTTTAATGACGTTGATTGCAGTAGTTCCCCAGTTGCTCCGGCGCTTTCATGTTCCGTCCGTTGTTGCCATCATGCTGATCGGAATTGTCATCGGCCCGAGCGGCATTGATTTGATTTCGCACCTGAACAGTTTTCTCGGCCGGGGTTATCCCACCGTTCAGATTTATACCGTGCTCGATGCCATCGGACTGCTCGGTCTTGTTTTTCTAATGGCGCTTGCCGGCATGGAAGTGAACCTGAAAATTATGAAAGCAGAAAAAAAAGCTGTTACATGGCTGAGTCTGCTCACATTTTCCATTCCCGCCGCCGCCGGGTATTTCGTCTATTGGATATTTGAGCCGTCCGATACCATCGGCAAGTGGGTTTACGCTTCACTGTTTGCATCACATTCCGTCGGTATCGTATTTCCGGTAATCCGGGAGTTAAAAATTTCGCATACGCGGTTCGGTGTTGCCGTCCTCGCAGCCACTGTGATCACTGACATCGCCAGTCTCATTCTGCTTGCCATTTGCATTCAGTTTAAACGTCATGAAAGTTCCGCTAAAGTTGCCGACAGCATTTCAATCTTCGACCGTATTGATCCCGCAGTTTTCGGCGGCTGGTTTCCCGTTGTCTTCGTGGTCGTTATTCTGCTTTTTATCGTGCTGTCATTCTGGCTGATTCCAATGATTGCACGCGCAGCCTTTTCGCGACTCGGCCCGCATGACGACGCGCGCTTATCCTTCTTTCTCGTCGGACTGCTCGGTATCGCATTCATCGGCGAGCTCATCGGTATCAGTATTATCGTCAGTTCGTTTATTTGCGGCATGGCGATGATCACCGTACCGGCGTTTCATGAACAGAGCCGCGTGCTGTACCGGAAAATTGAAGGTATCGGCTACGGCTTTGTTGTGCCGTTTCTTTTTCTAACCATCGGGATGAAAACTGATTTGCGTGTTTTGTTCGATGCGTGGGAAAATATTGCACTTGCCGCCCTGACTTTGATTGGACTTGTTGCCAGCAAGGTCGGATCCGGCTGGCTGGCGATGCGTTTTTCCGGTTTCGACAATAAAAAAGGACTGTGCGCCGGATTAATGACTGTGCCGCAACTGTCTGCCACACTGGCCGCCGCTGCGGTTGCGCTCCAGCTCGAAATGATTTCAGCGACATTTTTTAATGCGATTGTCTGTCTCTCTATCTTTACCACGCTGCCGATTCCGACGCTCGTCAAACTCGTTATTGAAAAAGGCAATATCCGTTTTGACAGCATAGAAGAGCAACTCAAGGCCAGCAACATTTCCATCGGCGGCGATTTTAAGAAAGAAGACCTCGTTTAA
- a CDS encoding electron transport complex subunit E: MKLFKEFSKGIFRENPTFVLMLGMCPTLAVTNNAVNGLGMGVATTCVLLGSNAAISLIRNIVPKKVRIPCYIVVIAAFTTIVDMLMQAYAPPSLYEALGIFIPLIVVNCIVLGRAEAFAAKNGVVASIADGLGMGLGFTCSLTLLGGVREFLTGGSLFQIKLIEGWSTDFMLLGQAPGAFILLGIFLGIINWNQRRKARKNGNPWAPPGIDCRQCNLCNLGKD, from the coding sequence ATGAAACTATTTAAAGAATTCAGCAAAGGAATCTTCCGTGAAAATCCGACGTTTGTACTGATGCTCGGAATGTGCCCGACGCTCGCCGTAACAAACAACGCCGTGAATGGGCTCGGAATGGGAGTTGCTACCACCTGCGTGCTGCTCGGCAGTAACGCCGCAATTTCGCTTATCCGCAACATCGTTCCGAAAAAAGTGCGCATCCCCTGCTACATCGTCGTCATCGCCGCATTCACTACAATTGTTGACATGCTGATGCAGGCCTACGCGCCGCCGTCACTCTATGAAGCACTCGGAATTTTCATTCCGCTCATCGTGGTTAACTGCATCGTGCTCGGTCGTGCCGAAGCGTTCGCCGCAAAAAACGGCGTAGTTGCATCTATCGCCGACGGACTTGGAATGGGACTCGGCTTTACCTGTTCGTTAACTCTGCTCGGCGGTGTGCGCGAGTTTCTGACGGGCGGCTCCCTGTTTCAAATTAAACTCATCGAAGGCTGGAGCACCGATTTCATGCTGCTGGGACAGGCGCCCGGCGCATTTATTCTGCTCGGAATTTTTCTTGGCATCATCAACTGGAACCAGCGACGCAAAGCCCGTAAGAACGGAAATCCATGGGCGCCGCCGGGCATTGATTGCCGCCAATGCAATCTGTGTAATCTCGGGAAAGATTAA